The proteins below come from a single Zhouia spongiae genomic window:
- a CDS encoding GNAT family N-acetyltransferase, whose amino-acid sequence MGELKKITETERIYLREFIQKDAKYLYCLYNDREVIRYTGDSAFANEEASGDFIANYEQYGKYGFGRWAVVRKADNEFLGWCGLKFRSDEAIVEVGCRFYKKYWGQGYATEATGASLSYGFYKLKLAKIYAHVHQLNKASFKVVSKCGFQYVKDFDYNGLPASLFVKVNPGLMIKKIRPVETHAVRQPVLRPGRPAETCSFEGDNLGTTFHLGAFFGEKLVGVVTMMRAGGYSYQLRGMAVLEEFRKKGIGEELVRRAEEHVRNGQGNLVWMNAREVALDFYKRLGYKKYGKKFNIPLIGNHYKMKKEL is encoded by the coding sequence ATGGGTGAATTAAAAAAAATTACAGAAACAGAAAGAATCTATTTACGGGAGTTTATCCAGAAAGATGCTAAATATCTTTACTGCTTATACAACGACCGGGAAGTGATCCGTTACACCGGAGACAGCGCTTTTGCAAATGAAGAGGCCTCAGGCGATTTCATAGCAAACTATGAACAATACGGAAAATATGGTTTTGGAAGGTGGGCGGTAGTCAGAAAAGCAGACAATGAATTTCTGGGGTGGTGTGGGCTGAAATTTCGTTCGGATGAAGCTATTGTTGAAGTGGGGTGTCGTTTTTATAAAAAATATTGGGGACAGGGCTATGCTACTGAAGCTACCGGGGCTTCTTTGAGCTATGGATTTTATAAATTAAAATTAGCTAAAATTTATGCGCATGTCCATCAACTTAACAAAGCATCATTTAAGGTTGTCTCGAAGTGTGGCTTTCAATATGTAAAAGATTTTGACTATAATGGATTGCCGGCTTCTTTGTTTGTAAAAGTCAATCCCGGCCTGATGATAAAGAAAATACGTCCTGTAGAAACACATGCGGTCCGGCAACCGGTATTAAGACCCGGAAGACCGGCAGAAACCTGTTCTTTTGAAGGAGATAATTTAGGTACGACTTTCCATTTAGGGGCTTTTTTCGGGGAGAAGCTGGTCGGGGTTGTGACTATGATGAGAGCCGGGGGATACTCATATCAGTTACGGGGTATGGCTGTTTTAGAAGAATTTCGAAAGAAAGGGATAGGCGAAGAATTGGTTCGTCGGGCTGAAGAACATGTCCGTAATGGGCAAGGAAACCTTGTCTGGATGAATGCCCGGGAAGTAGCCCTTGATTTTTACAAAAGATTGGGCTATAAAAAGTACGGAAAGAAGTTTAATATTCCGTTAATTGGAAATCATTACAAAATGAAAAAGGAACTATGA
- a CDS encoding M15 family metallopeptidase yields the protein MKKLLILFIIGGITGMQGQTHDISVDELLGKGSPELFGDGIHLRKEAYECFLQMQEAAAKEGIIIANASSYRGYSRQKQIWERKFRKYTAQGMPPRQAIARIIEYSTIPGTSRHHWGTDIDIVDGSKKVSGDLLDPEKFAHGGPYEPLKKWMDKNAHKYGFYLVYTDNPDRKGFKYEPWHFSYAPLSIGYLQQFRKIDIKEKLMADRLMGVEAFSESFIEQYIKNNILDINPELL from the coding sequence ATGAAAAAACTGCTGATCTTGTTTATAATAGGAGGAATTACCGGTATGCAGGGGCAAACCCATGATATATCTGTAGATGAACTCCTTGGAAAAGGAAGTCCCGAGCTTTTTGGCGATGGGATTCATCTAAGGAAAGAAGCTTATGAATGTTTTCTTCAAATGCAGGAAGCTGCTGCCAAAGAAGGAATAATTATTGCCAACGCCTCAAGTTACAGGGGATATAGCCGTCAAAAACAGATTTGGGAAAGAAAGTTCAGAAAGTATACAGCCCAGGGGATGCCTCCCCGGCAAGCAATTGCCAGGATTATTGAATATTCTACAATTCCCGGAACATCAAGACATCATTGGGGAACCGATATTGATATCGTGGATGGTTCAAAAAAAGTGTCGGGAGATTTGTTGGATCCTGAAAAGTTTGCCCATGGAGGGCCGTATGAGCCATTGAAGAAATGGATGGATAAAAACGCCCATAAATATGGGTTTTATCTGGTTTATACAGACAATCCGGACAGAAAAGGGTTTAAATACGAGCCTTGGCACTTTAGTTACGCCCCTTTATCTATAGGGTACCTGCAACAATTTCGTAAGATTGACATCAAAGAAAAGTTGATGGCCGATCGATTGATGGGAGTAGAAGCTTTTAGTGAGTCTTTTATTGAACAATATATTAAAAATAATATCCTGGATATAAACCCCGAGTTGTTATGA
- a CDS encoding M48 family metalloprotease has protein sequence MFRRGGNWKVRIFIGILIVGFAVVKKCGNTETNPYTGRVQHIDMSAEQEIAIGIQSAPEMAGRHGGLYPDERYQQLVDEVGNKLVRNSVANDSPYQFDFHLLADDRVVNAFALPGGQVFITYALFSKLQNEDQLAGVLGHEIGHVIGRHSAERIADSNYWQTIAVGANVGADAGGLIAGIGENVLLSNGRDDELESDVLGVRLLIKSDYNPEALIGVMEILKSASGGANVPEFRSTHPDPDNRIERIKEAIAKYRMNN, from the coding sequence ATGTTTAGAAGAGGAGGTAATTGGAAGGTAAGGATATTCATAGGGATCCTCATTGTCGGATTCGCAGTTGTTAAAAAATGTGGTAATACCGAAACGAATCCCTATACAGGCAGGGTGCAACATATAGATATGAGTGCAGAACAGGAAATTGCCATAGGGATACAAAGTGCACCGGAAATGGCCGGCAGACACGGGGGGTTGTATCCGGACGAAAGATATCAGCAACTTGTAGATGAGGTGGGAAATAAATTAGTCCGTAACAGTGTAGCAAATGACTCTCCATATCAGTTCGATTTTCATTTGCTGGCAGACGACAGGGTTGTTAATGCATTTGCATTGCCCGGCGGACAAGTGTTTATTACGTATGCTTTGTTCTCTAAATTGCAAAATGAAGATCAGTTGGCAGGGGTTTTAGGACATGAGATAGGTCATGTGATAGGAAGACATTCTGCCGAGCGGATAGCCGATAGTAATTATTGGCAAACAATTGCAGTAGGAGCCAATGTCGGAGCAGATGCCGGAGGTTTGATTGCCGGGATCGGAGAAAATGTTTTATTATCGAACGGAAGAGATGATGAATTAGAGAGTGATGTACTGGGAGTACGGTTATTAATAAAATCTGACTACAATCCGGAAGCATTGATCGGGGTGATGGAGATATTAAAATCTGCTTCGGGAGGAGCAAATGTTCCCGAATTCAGGAGTACTCATCCTGATCCTGATAATAGAATAGAAAGAATTAAAGAAGCGATCGCTAAATACCGTATGAATAACTAA
- a CDS encoding ankyrin repeat domain-containing protein — protein sequence MKKLALATALLLIGVCTSNAKTTKLEPASEKTTFTVKPSVSPFCMAIVKGDIETVKKLIELGADVNQKSNGMTPAMYAARYNRCDILQLLIAKGANLKAKDSTYGRTALKYAELSNATKAHKIIKEALRA from the coding sequence ATGAAAAAGTTAGCCTTAGCAACCGCACTATTACTCATCGGGGTATGTACATCCAACGCCAAAACTACAAAGTTAGAACCAGCTTCAGAAAAAACCACATTTACCGTTAAACCAAGTGTAAGTCCTTTTTGCATGGCTATTGTAAAAGGCGATATCGAGACCGTGAAAAAACTTATTGAGCTTGGTGCGGACGTCAATCAAAAATCGAACGGGATGACTCCTGCCATGTATGCAGCCAGATACAACAGATGTGATATTCTGCAACTATTAATTGCCAAAGGAGCCAATTTAAAAGCTAAAGACTCCACTTACGGAAGAACAGCATTGAAGTATGCTGAACTGTCTAATGCAACCAAAGCCCATAAAATTATTAAAGAAGCACTGAGAGCTTAA
- the gpmI gene encoding 2,3-bisphosphoglycerate-independent phosphoglycerate mutase, translating to MNKKVLLMILDGWGKSPDPKISAIEYANTPFIDSLYDRYPDANLLTDGLNVGLPEGQMGNSEVGHMNLGAGRIVYQDLAKINLAVKNHALAKEAELERAFKYAKENEKAVHFLGLVSDGGVHSHINHLKGLLDAAQDYGLEKVFVHAFTDGRDVDPKSGKGFIEDVQLYCTKSKARLASVVGRYYAMDRDQRWERVKLAYDLIVNGQGAPHKNALEAIQESYDAGVTDEFIKPVVIQDVDNRPIARIKEGDVVMMFNFRTDRGRQLTQALTQRDFHEQNMHKLNLYYVTMTNYDETFKGVHVVYDKENINETLGEILSKAGKKQIRIAETEKYPHVTFFFNGGREEPFEGEKRILCPSPKVATYDLQPEMSAYDIRDAIVPELEKGEVDFVCLNFANPDMVGHTGVMEAAIKACEVVDECARDVITAASDNGYTSIVIADHGNCDTMINPDGSPNTAHTTNPVPVILVDGDIKKINDGVLGDIAPTVLKLLGVEQPESMTRHALI from the coding sequence ATGAATAAGAAAGTTTTACTCATGATATTAGATGGTTGGGGGAAGTCACCCGACCCGAAAATTTCAGCCATTGAATATGCAAATACACCATTTATAGATTCTTTATACGACAGATATCCTGATGCTAACCTGCTTACGGATGGCCTGAATGTAGGGTTGCCCGAAGGGCAAATGGGGAATAGTGAAGTGGGGCATATGAATCTTGGGGCAGGAAGGATCGTGTATCAGGATTTGGCAAAGATAAATCTTGCTGTTAAGAACCACGCGTTGGCAAAAGAAGCAGAACTGGAGAGGGCTTTTAAATACGCAAAAGAGAATGAAAAAGCTGTTCATTTTCTAGGGCTGGTAAGTGATGGAGGTGTGCATTCGCATATTAATCACTTAAAAGGACTTCTGGACGCGGCACAAGATTATGGCCTGGAAAAAGTATTTGTTCACGCATTTACAGATGGTCGGGATGTAGATCCAAAGAGTGGAAAAGGGTTTATAGAGGATGTTCAGTTGTATTGTACAAAAAGCAAGGCCAGATTGGCATCGGTTGTCGGGAGGTATTATGCGATGGACCGTGACCAGCGTTGGGAACGTGTGAAATTGGCATACGACCTGATAGTGAATGGACAAGGGGCGCCGCATAAAAATGCATTGGAAGCAATACAGGAAAGTTACGATGCCGGAGTTACAGATGAGTTTATAAAGCCTGTTGTAATACAGGATGTCGATAATCGGCCTATAGCGAGGATCAAAGAAGGTGATGTGGTTATGATGTTTAATTTTAGGACGGATAGGGGGCGCCAGCTGACACAAGCACTCACCCAGCGGGATTTTCACGAACAGAATATGCATAAGTTGAATTTGTATTATGTTACAATGACGAATTATGACGAAACTTTTAAGGGAGTTCACGTGGTGTATGACAAGGAGAATATCAATGAAACCTTGGGAGAGATATTGTCAAAAGCGGGAAAAAAACAGATACGGATTGCGGAAACTGAAAAATATCCCCATGTTACTTTTTTCTTCAACGGGGGAAGAGAAGAACCTTTTGAGGGGGAAAAAAGAATATTATGTCCGTCGCCAAAGGTTGCTACCTACGACTTGCAGCCCGAAATGAGTGCTTATGATATTAGAGATGCAATTGTTCCGGAACTGGAAAAAGGGGAGGTTGATTTTGTTTGCCTCAATTTTGCTAATCCCGATATGGTAGGCCATACAGGCGTGATGGAAGCGGCAATTAAAGCATGTGAAGTAGTCGATGAATGTGCAAGAGATGTAATTACGGCTGCTTCTGATAACGGGTATACCTCCATAGTGATAGCCGATCATGGAAATTGTGATACCATGATAAATCCTGATGGATCACCAAATACGGCACATACAACGAATCCGGTACCGGTTATTCTGGTTGATGGAGATATTAAAAAGATAAACGATGGTGTTTTAGGTGATATCGCACCAACAGTATTGAAACTGCTCGGTGTTGAACAGCCTGAATCCATGACCCGGCATGCATTGATATAG
- a CDS encoding Sec-independent protein translocase subunit TatA/TatB, with product MMFLFISGTEIVFILFIVVMVFGADKIPEIARGLGKGMRQLKDATNEVKAEIQRSAEKQGINTDEITGNITREIEEVKKDIDEVTGSVKRQM from the coding sequence ATGATGTTTCTTTTTATAAGCGGAACGGAAATCGTTTTTATCCTCTTTATAGTGGTAATGGTCTTTGGGGCTGATAAAATACCGGAAATTGCCAGAGGGTTGGGGAAAGGTATGCGTCAGTTGAAAGATGCTACGAACGAAGTAAAGGCTGAAATCCAGAGAAGTGCTGAAAAGCAGGGGATTAATACCGATGAGATTACCGGGAATATTACCAGGGAAATAGAGGAAGTAAAAAAAGATATTGATGAGGTGACCGGATCTGTCAAGCGTCAGATGTAA
- a CDS encoding phosphatase PAP2 family protein: MVFDKLKDLDIRLFLFLNNLGTDKYDAFWVAVTQVYFWIPLYIYLVFLIVRFYDKKSVGRIFWYAIFLLVFTLLLTESTKNLVGRLRPNNSDLEKVIRSLQTPANFSFFSGHAANSFAMTTYFVSVLFRKSRWVLLFYLWPVLFSYSRIYVGVHYPLDIFVGAVTGTFLGAIAYKMLKLKTFK, encoded by the coding sequence ATGGTGTTTGATAAGCTAAAAGATCTGGATATCCGGTTGTTTTTATTCCTTAACAATCTCGGAACAGATAAATACGATGCTTTTTGGGTTGCGGTTACCCAGGTGTACTTCTGGATTCCATTATATATATATCTTGTTTTTTTAATAGTAAGGTTCTATGACAAAAAATCTGTTGGCAGGATTTTTTGGTATGCCATCTTTCTTTTGGTTTTTACACTTCTTTTAACCGAATCAACCAAGAATTTAGTGGGAAGGCTTCGTCCTAATAATTCAGATCTGGAGAAGGTAATCAGGTCGTTGCAAACCCCTGCAAATTTTAGTTTCTTCTCCGGGCATGCGGCTAATTCATTTGCAATGACGACTTATTTTGTGTCGGTCTTGTTTAGAAAGAGTCGATGGGTGTTGCTGTTTTATCTCTGGCCGGTATTGTTTAGTTACAGCAGGATATATGTAGGGGTGCATTATCCGTTGGATATTTTTGTAGGTGCCGTAACCGGAACATTCTTAGGAGCTATTGCGTATAAGATGCTGAAATTAAAAACTTTTAAATAA
- a CDS encoding O-methyltransferase, whose product MHFISAELENYIAEHSENEPKLLQELDRETHLKVLQPRMLSGHFQGRVLSILSKLIYPKNILEIGTYTGYSAICLAEGLQKGGKLHTIDNNEELYDLQRRYFDKSGYGEQIIQHLGNALDIIPGIEPDFDLVFIDADKENYTNYFDLVIDKMNPGGIILSDNVLWSGKILKETKPNDKSTIALKAYNKKLKEDPRVETVLLPVRDGLTLCRVI is encoded by the coding sequence ATGCATTTTATATCTGCCGAACTTGAAAATTATATTGCCGAACACTCTGAGAACGAGCCGAAACTATTGCAAGAACTGGATCGTGAAACACATTTGAAAGTCTTACAACCCAGAATGCTTAGCGGCCATTTTCAGGGCAGGGTATTAAGTATTTTATCTAAACTGATTTACCCTAAAAACATACTGGAAATCGGAACCTATACGGGCTACTCTGCCATATGCCTCGCCGAGGGACTCCAAAAAGGAGGAAAGCTTCATACTATTGACAATAATGAAGAGCTTTATGATCTTCAGCGCAGATATTTTGATAAAAGCGGGTATGGTGAACAAATTATCCAGCACCTTGGAAATGCCTTGGATATCATCCCGGGTATCGAACCTGATTTTGACCTGGTTTTTATTGATGCTGATAAAGAAAATTATACAAACTACTTCGACCTCGTTATTGATAAAATGAATCCGGGCGGTATTATCCTATCAGATAATGTGCTCTGGAGCGGTAAAATACTCAAAGAGACCAAACCTAACGACAAAAGCACCATCGCTTTAAAAGCATATAACAAAAAACTCAAAGAAGACCCAAGGGTTGAGACTGTGCTTTTACCCGTCCGGGACGGATTAACCTTGTGCAGAGTTATTTAA
- the kynU gene encoding kynureninase encodes MQFENTRTFARNLDEQDKLSKYREEFIFPKVNNKDVIYFTGNSLGLQPKNARKYVDEVMEDWAELAVEGHFYAEKPWWDYHERLAAPLARVVGARAEEVTVMNTLTVNLHLLMVSFYRPDKKKFKIICEEKAFPSDQYMLASQVKFHGFDPKEAIVELRKRDGENYWRTEDVLSMIEEVGDELALVLIGGVNYYNGQVFDMKAITAAGHNAGAVVGWDLAHAAGNIKLELHDWDVDFAAWCSYKYMNSGPGNASGIYINEKYLGRKDIPRFEGWWGHNKERRFLMEPTFEPMPNAEAWHLSNPSVISFAPYLASLKMFDEVGMEALIEKSKVLTAYLEFILNEVDKEVEASFEILTPKERGCQLSVFLHGEGRSIFEYLMKNGVVVDWREPNVIRLAPVPLYCSFEDMYEFGQVLKRGLS; translated from the coding sequence ATGCAATTTGAAAATACCAGAACGTTTGCAAGGAATTTAGACGAACAAGATAAGCTTTCTAAATACCGGGAAGAGTTCATATTTCCAAAAGTCAATAATAAAGATGTGATATATTTTACCGGAAACTCTTTGGGCTTGCAACCAAAAAATGCCCGGAAGTATGTCGACGAGGTGATGGAAGATTGGGCTGAGCTTGCTGTTGAAGGGCATTTTTATGCGGAAAAACCATGGTGGGATTACCATGAGAGACTTGCTGCACCATTGGCAAGAGTAGTGGGAGCCAGGGCAGAAGAGGTTACCGTGATGAATACGTTGACGGTCAACCTCCATTTGTTGATGGTTTCATTTTATCGGCCTGACAAAAAGAAGTTTAAGATTATATGTGAAGAGAAAGCCTTTCCGTCTGACCAGTACATGTTGGCAAGCCAGGTTAAATTTCATGGTTTTGACCCGAAGGAGGCTATTGTAGAGCTGAGAAAAAGGGATGGCGAGAATTACTGGAGAACGGAAGATGTCCTGTCTATGATCGAGGAGGTGGGTGATGAGCTGGCTCTGGTGTTAATAGGGGGGGTGAATTACTATAACGGACAGGTGTTTGATATGAAGGCCATAACTGCTGCAGGGCATAATGCCGGAGCGGTCGTGGGCTGGGATCTTGCACATGCGGCCGGCAATATAAAGTTGGAATTGCATGACTGGGATGTGGATTTTGCAGCTTGGTGTAGTTACAAGTATATGAATTCAGGGCCCGGGAATGCATCAGGAATCTATATCAATGAAAAATATTTAGGACGAAAAGATATTCCTCGTTTTGAGGGCTGGTGGGGGCATAATAAAGAACGTCGTTTTTTAATGGAGCCAACATTTGAACCGATGCCGAACGCAGAAGCATGGCATTTAAGTAATCCGTCTGTAATATCTTTTGCTCCTTATTTGGCTTCGTTGAAAATGTTTGATGAAGTGGGTATGGAAGCGTTGATAGAAAAAAGTAAAGTGCTTACGGCCTATTTGGAGTTTATTTTAAATGAGGTGGATAAAGAAGTTGAAGCTTCTTTTGAAATCCTGACCCCGAAGGAAAGGGGGTGCCAGTTATCTGTATTTCTGCATGGCGAGGGGCGTTCCATTTTTGAGTACCTAATGAAAAACGGAGTCGTGGTAGATTGGAGAGAGCCGAATGTAATACGATTGGCACCGGTACCACTGTATTGTTCTTTTGAGGACATGTATGAATTTGGCCAGGTATTAAAGCGGGGATTGTCTTAA
- a CDS encoding glutamine synthetase beta-grasp domain-containing protein encodes MSKAKLEYIWLDGYYPTQNMRSKTKIEENFSGKLEDCPIWSFDGSSTRQAEGGDSDCLLKPVAIYPDPARKNGFLVMAEVLNADGTPHESNGRAKINDENDDFWFGFEQEYFIMDTKTELPLGFPVGGYPGPQGLYYCSVGGKNTHGRDIVEEHADLCIEAGLNFEGINQEVACGQWEFQVFAKGAKNAGDQIWVARYLLDRLAEKHQYYIEYHPKPVKGDWNGSGMHANFSNTLLRTCGSKEIYDKVCEAFRPVTKEHIEVYGEFNDQRLTGLHETASINEFSYGVSDRGASIRIPIITVEKGYKGWLEDRRPASNADPYKVAGRIIETVNSVEVEVATA; translated from the coding sequence ATGAGCAAAGCAAAACTCGAATACATTTGGTTGGATGGCTACTATCCAACGCAAAACATGAGAAGTAAAACAAAGATTGAAGAGAATTTTAGTGGAAAATTAGAAGATTGTCCTATTTGGTCTTTTGACGGATCGTCAACAAGACAAGCTGAGGGAGGAGATTCTGACTGCTTATTGAAGCCTGTTGCGATCTATCCTGATCCTGCAAGAAAAAACGGATTTCTTGTAATGGCCGAAGTTTTAAATGCCGATGGCACTCCTCATGAATCTAACGGTAGAGCCAAAATTAATGACGAGAACGATGATTTCTGGTTCGGTTTCGAACAAGAATATTTCATCATGGATACCAAAACAGAACTACCTTTGGGATTCCCTGTAGGTGGATATCCCGGCCCTCAAGGACTTTATTATTGCTCTGTAGGCGGCAAAAACACACATGGAAGAGACATTGTAGAAGAACATGCTGATCTGTGTATCGAAGCAGGGTTAAACTTTGAAGGTATCAACCAGGAAGTAGCTTGTGGACAGTGGGAATTCCAGGTTTTTGCCAAAGGCGCCAAGAATGCAGGAGATCAAATCTGGGTTGCACGTTATTTATTAGACAGATTAGCCGAAAAACACCAATATTATATCGAATACCACCCTAAACCGGTAAAAGGCGACTGGAACGGATCAGGTATGCACGCAAACTTCTCTAACACATTATTGAGAACATGTGGTTCTAAAGAGATCTATGATAAAGTATGTGAAGCATTTCGACCTGTTACCAAGGAGCATATTGAGGTTTATGGTGAATTCAACGACCAACGTTTGACAGGTCTCCACGAAACCGCCTCTATCAACGAGTTCAGTTATGGAGTTTCTGACAGGGGAGCTTCAATAAGAATCCCTATCATCACTGTAGAAAAAGGATACAAAGGATGGTTAGAAGACAGAAGACCTGCTTCAAATGCCGATCCATATAAAGTAGCCGGAAGAATTATTGAAACCGTAAACAGTGTTGAAGTAGAAGTTGCTACCGCCTAA
- a CDS encoding glutamine synthetase III, with amino-acid sequence MSNIRLEAIKETFNRKPVSVAEQGKRSDLFQQNVFNEMAMRQFMTKEAFKSVMDAIIDGKKIDRKIADQVATGMKAWATSKGATHYTHWFQPLTGATAEKHDAFFETQSDGHAIEKFGGGQLVQQEPDASSFPSGGIRNTFEARGYTAWDPTSPAFIYGTTLCVPTVFVSYTGEALDYKAPLLRALQAVDQAATNVAKYFDKNVTKVNATLGWEQEYFLIDKALAYSRPDIVLSGRTLLGHSPAKGQQLDDHYFGSIPTRVMSYMRELEMECLKLGIPVKTRHNEVAPNQYELAPIFEEANLAVDHNTLLMDIMDKMADKHNLKVLFHEKPFAGINGSGKHNNWSLSTNTGVNLLAPGSTPMKNLQFLTFFINTIKAVNEHEELLRASIASATNDHRLGANEAPPAIISVFIGEQLTKVLDELEDVSKGKLSPQEKTDLKLNVVGKIPDVLLDNTDRNRTSPFAFTGNKFEFRAVGSKANCANPMTVLNTIVAKQLVEFKKEVDVLVAKKSLKKDEAIFNVLREYIKASKKIRFEGDGYSLIWEKEAGKRGLSNNRKTPEALKALVSKKTMALYEEMGVMNKIECDARHEIELEEYTLKVQIESRVLGDIARNHVIPIAIRYQNTLIDNVRGLKDIFSNEYKKLASEQMDLIEQISHHIAEINSNVSAMIEERKKANKLEKSQIKADAYCEKVLPFFDKIRYHCDKLELMVDDDLWPLTKYREMLFTR; translated from the coding sequence ATGTCAAACATCAGATTAGAGGCAATAAAAGAAACCTTTAACAGAAAACCGGTTTCAGTTGCCGAACAAGGAAAACGTTCTGACCTGTTTCAGCAGAATGTTTTTAATGAGATGGCTATGCGCCAATTTATGACCAAAGAGGCTTTTAAGTCTGTAATGGATGCCATTATAGACGGGAAAAAGATAGACAGGAAGATTGCAGATCAGGTGGCAACGGGAATGAAAGCCTGGGCTACCAGTAAAGGGGCTACGCACTATACGCATTGGTTTCAGCCTTTAACCGGAGCTACGGCAGAAAAGCATGATGCCTTTTTTGAGACTCAAAGCGACGGACATGCTATCGAGAAATTCGGAGGCGGACAATTGGTGCAGCAAGAACCCGATGCATCGAGCTTTCCGAGCGGAGGTATAAGAAATACTTTTGAGGCAAGAGGATATACGGCTTGGGATCCGACATCACCTGCTTTTATATACGGCACTACTTTGTGTGTTCCAACGGTATTTGTGTCGTATACAGGCGAGGCTTTGGATTATAAGGCTCCGCTACTTCGGGCGCTTCAGGCAGTCGATCAGGCGGCGACAAATGTTGCTAAATATTTTGATAAAAACGTTACGAAAGTTAATGCTACGCTGGGGTGGGAACAGGAGTATTTCCTGATAGATAAGGCATTGGCTTATTCAAGGCCGGACATAGTTTTGTCGGGAAGAACCCTTTTGGGGCATTCTCCTGCTAAAGGACAGCAATTGGATGATCATTATTTCGGATCTATACCCACAAGAGTGATGAGCTATATGAGGGAATTGGAAATGGAGTGTTTGAAATTGGGGATTCCTGTAAAAACACGGCATAATGAGGTGGCTCCGAATCAGTATGAGTTAGCTCCGATTTTTGAAGAAGCGAACCTTGCGGTAGACCATAATACCTTGCTGATGGATATTATGGATAAAATGGCAGATAAACACAACTTAAAAGTATTGTTTCACGAAAAGCCTTTTGCCGGTATTAACGGATCGGGTAAGCATAATAACTGGTCCCTGTCAACAAATACGGGGGTTAATTTATTGGCTCCGGGTTCAACCCCGATGAAGAACCTGCAGTTCCTTACTTTTTTTATTAATACGATAAAGGCGGTTAATGAGCATGAGGAGTTGTTGCGTGCATCCATAGCTTCGGCTACGAACGATCATAGGTTAGGGGCGAACGAAGCCCCTCCGGCTATTATTTCGGTTTTTATCGGGGAACAATTAACAAAGGTACTGGATGAATTAGAGGATGTTTCCAAGGGGAAGTTGTCGCCACAGGAAAAAACTGATCTTAAGCTTAATGTTGTGGGTAAGATTCCGGATGTTTTATTAGATAACACTGACAGGAACAGGACGTCTCCTTTTGCATTTACAGGTAATAAGTTCGAGTTTAGGGCTGTGGGGTCTAAAGCAAATTGCGCTAACCCGATGACGGTGCTGAATACTATTGTGGCAAAACAATTGGTGGAGTTTAAAAAAGAAGTGGATGTGCTGGTCGCGAAAAAGAGCCTGAAAAAGGATGAGGCCATATTTAATGTGTTGAGAGAATATATCAAGGCTTCAAAGAAAATACGGTTTGAAGGAGACGGGTATAGTTTGATATGGGAAAAAGAGGCTGGAAAAAGAGGTTTGAGCAACAATAGAAAAACCCCCGAGGCACTTAAGGCTTTGGTGAGTAAGAAAACAATGGCACTTTATGAAGAAATGGGGGTGATGAATAAGATAGAGTGTGACGCCCGTCATGAAATCGAACTGGAAGAGTATACACTAAAAGTGCAGATTGAAAGTCGTGTGCTGGGTGATATTGCCCGGAACCATGTGATTCCGATTGCTATCAGGTATCAGAATACTTTAATAGATAATGTCAGGGGCTTGAAAGATATTTTTAGCAATGAATACAAAAAGCTTGCTTCGGAGCAAATGGACCTTATAGAGCAGATATCTCACCATATAGCCGAGATCAATTCGAATGTCAGTGCTATGATCGAAGAACGCAAGAAGGCAAATAAATTAGAGAAATCCCAGATCAAAGCTGATGCGTATTGTGAAAAGGTGTTGCCGTTTTTTGACAAGATCAGGTACCATTGCGACAAACTTGAATTGATGGTGGATGATGATTTATGGCCATTAACCAAATATAGGGAGATGTTGTTTACCCGGTAA